A single region of the Salicibibacter cibi genome encodes:
- a CDS encoding tyrosine-type recombinase/integrase: protein MKLSGVNTYLIEQYIAFKRNMGYALSDTYTFKMFDDFTIKNESTSVGLTKELADKWIEKRPNESDVTRYKRINDIANFCIYLNQLGYQSCIPRTPKKYQSTFTPYIFSKEELKSFFTACDTIRVHRNSNMKYILPVVFRVIYGCGLRINEALSLKNKDVNLDEGYIMVRETKNGSDRILPLSDSLITICKQYNLHLSSNGSEDYFFIQWNGSRYASDTVYKWFRKILWEAGISHGGKGLGPRVHDLRHSFSVHSLAEMSRKGMDLYYSLPILSKYLGHNSLEATDKYVRLTSDMYPELIQDVNKLCSYLFPEVKPNEAH, encoded by the coding sequence ATGAAATTATCAGGGGTTAATACGTATTTGATAGAGCAATATATAGCATTTAAAAGAAATATGGGCTATGCCTTAAGTGATACTTATACTTTCAAAATGTTTGACGATTTTACAATCAAAAATGAATCAACTTCAGTCGGCTTGACAAAGGAATTGGCAGACAAATGGATAGAAAAACGCCCGAATGAATCTGATGTCACCAGGTATAAACGAATTAATGATATAGCCAACTTCTGTATATACCTGAATCAGCTGGGATATCAGTCTTGCATTCCGAGAACGCCTAAAAAGTATCAATCAACTTTCACACCATATATTTTTTCAAAAGAGGAGCTAAAATCTTTCTTTACTGCATGTGATACGATAAGGGTTCATCGTAATTCTAATATGAAGTATATTCTTCCTGTCGTTTTCCGTGTAATTTACGGCTGCGGGTTAAGGATAAATGAAGCATTGTCCCTTAAAAATAAAGATGTGAACCTTGACGAAGGTTATATTATGGTTCGGGAAACGAAAAATGGAAGTGATCGAATACTCCCCCTTTCCGATTCTTTAATAACTATTTGTAAACAATACAATCTTCATTTATCGTCAAACGGCTCCGAGGATTACTTTTTTATACAGTGGAATGGTAGCCGGTACGCTTCGGACACAGTATATAAGTGGTTTCGTAAAATTCTCTGGGAAGCTGGGATTTCCCATGGTGGGAAGGGTTTGGGGCCAAGGGTACATGATCTTAGACATTCATTCAGTGTGCATTCATTGGCAGAAATGTCCCGTAAAGGAATGGATTTATACTATTCTCTCCCGATTCTTTCCAAATACTTGGGTCACAATTCATTGGAAGCTACCGACAAGTATGTCAGATTAACCTCGGATATGTATCCGGAATTAATTCAAGATGTAAACAAGCTGTGTTCATACTTGTTTCCGGAGGTGAAGCCAAATGAAGCCCACTGA
- a CDS encoding site-specific integrase, which yields MTGEKKQTLCEITSEVEAYFNELSYHKVRIRVYQNGWKRLKQFMEEQRTEIFDAKVGDAFITNILNKRSYTELSRKEKDLIRSTNVLIEYQTTGMIKFRSVRKDYNFEGEIGNLMQNFLSYRKAQGMSKDTIASNKLYLHRFLSYLNSNKILSLSGLDKQHILGFINVLGFSSKSTIHCTLSSIRGFLRYLFDNQYLDYDLTYLVPKSSYKKEARLPTTYTKDEVERVLATVDTASPKGKRDKAMILLAARLGLRASDICGLKFENILWETNTIHLIQKKTKEKLELPLLVELGNAIIDYLKYGRPESDLPYIFLRAGQPYDKLEEPTLHSIVSFYLKHANISNIDHKKHGPHALRHSLAGILLEQKTPLPVISEVLGHTNTESTKTYLRIDLESLRECALDVPKIQSPHYQGGELK from the coding sequence ATGACGGGTGAAAAGAAACAGACACTTTGTGAAATTACATCGGAGGTGGAGGCTTATTTTAACGAACTTTCATATCACAAAGTGCGAATCAGGGTTTACCAAAATGGTTGGAAACGTCTGAAGCAATTTATGGAAGAGCAGCGAACGGAAATCTTTGATGCGAAGGTGGGCGATGCATTCATAACAAACATATTAAATAAAAGATCTTATACGGAACTTAGCAGGAAAGAAAAGGACTTAATACGGAGTACCAATGTGCTTATTGAGTATCAAACCACCGGGATGATAAAATTCCGGTCTGTTCGAAAGGACTATAATTTTGAAGGTGAAATAGGAAACCTTATGCAAAATTTTCTGTCCTATAGAAAGGCACAAGGGATGTCGAAAGACACTATAGCTAGCAACAAATTGTATCTCCATAGATTCTTAAGCTATCTTAATTCGAACAAAATATTGTCTCTTTCTGGTCTTGACAAACAACACATTCTGGGATTTATTAATGTACTTGGCTTTTCTTCTAAGTCGACAATACACTGTACGCTTAGTTCCATACGTGGTTTTCTAAGATACTTATTTGATAATCAATATTTAGATTATGATTTAACGTATCTTGTACCTAAAAGTAGCTATAAAAAAGAAGCACGTCTCCCTACAACCTATACAAAAGATGAAGTAGAACGGGTATTGGCCACTGTAGATACAGCCAGCCCTAAAGGTAAAAGAGATAAAGCTATGATACTATTGGCAGCCAGACTCGGATTGAGAGCCTCGGACATCTGTGGCTTAAAATTTGAAAATATACTTTGGGAAACCAACACTATACATCTAATTCAAAAGAAAACCAAAGAAAAATTAGAGCTCCCACTTTTAGTTGAGCTTGGAAACGCTATTATCGATTACCTTAAATACGGAAGGCCTGAATCAGATCTTCCATATATATTTTTACGAGCTGGGCAACCATATGACAAACTTGAAGAGCCTACGCTTCATAGTATCGTTTCCTTTTATCTAAAACACGCAAACATCAGTAATATTGATCATAAAAAACATGGTCCCCATGCATTGCGGCACAGTCTTGCGGGAATTCTTCTGGAACAGAAGACACCCCTTCCAGTTATTTCAGAGGTTTTAGGACACACCAATACGGAAAGCACAAAAACTTACCTTCGGATTGATTTGGAATCCCTTCGTGAATGTGCGCTGGATGTACCAAAAATTCAATCACCCCATTACCAGGGGGGTGAACTGAAATGA
- a CDS encoding transposase has translation MAIIPQMSLFSWEDLADLGDLERLRLVLDYLPDEALMRTLEKKRYKGRNEYPVRAMWNTMLAGVVFEHTSIESLRRELSRNGQLRELCGLTVIVPPAYVYTRFLKKLRAHESKVEAIFETMVEQLSELLPDFGKALAIDGKAVDSFAKGKHKDEDPDGRRDTDADYGKKEYKGKHKDGTIWNKVIKWFGYKIHLIVDAAYELPVAYSVTKASVPDINAGHDMINELEKERPWLLGQAETLAGDRGYDDTKMLERLWDDHQTKPVIDIRDMWKDGEDTRQLMDIENVTHDYKGTVYCHCPLTGKEREMANGGFEKDRATLKKRCPAKQYGITCEGQAECPIAQGIRIPLKEDRRIFTPIDRASYTWAKAYAKRTAVERVNSRLDVSFGFEQHTTRGQKKMKMKTGLALCTMLAMALGHIQEGRPEKMRSLVS, from the coding sequence ATGGCTATTATACCACAAATGAGCTTGTTTTCATGGGAAGATCTTGCGGATCTTGGAGATTTGGAACGCTTACGTTTGGTGCTCGATTATTTACCGGATGAAGCGTTGATGCGAACGTTGGAGAAAAAACGATATAAAGGGCGAAATGAATACCCTGTTCGCGCGATGTGGAATACGATGCTTGCAGGGGTTGTCTTTGAGCACACATCGATTGAATCATTGCGTCGGGAATTGAGCCGCAATGGACAGCTACGCGAATTGTGTGGCCTCACCGTGATCGTGCCCCCTGCTTATGTATATACGCGCTTTTTAAAAAAGCTGCGGGCGCACGAATCAAAGGTTGAAGCGATTTTTGAAACGATGGTGGAACAATTGAGCGAGCTCCTCCCTGATTTCGGGAAGGCCCTTGCGATCGATGGTAAGGCAGTAGACTCTTTTGCGAAGGGAAAACATAAGGATGAGGATCCTGACGGACGCCGTGATACCGATGCCGATTATGGGAAGAAAGAATATAAGGGGAAACACAAAGACGGGACGATCTGGAACAAAGTGATCAAATGGTTCGGCTATAAAATCCACCTGATCGTCGACGCGGCCTATGAATTGCCTGTGGCTTATTCAGTTACGAAAGCATCGGTGCCCGATATTAACGCCGGTCATGATATGATCAATGAGCTTGAAAAAGAACGCCCTTGGCTTTTGGGACAAGCAGAAACACTCGCCGGTGATCGCGGTTACGATGACACCAAAATGCTTGAGCGGCTGTGGGATGACCATCAAACCAAGCCTGTCATTGATATCCGGGACATGTGGAAAGATGGCGAGGACACGCGCCAACTGATGGACATTGAAAATGTCACGCATGACTATAAAGGCACCGTGTACTGTCACTGCCCGCTGACCGGGAAAGAGCGCGAAATGGCGAATGGGGGCTTTGAGAAAGATCGAGCCACCCTCAAAAAGCGTTGTCCGGCCAAACAATATGGCATCACCTGTGAAGGACAAGCGGAGTGTCCGATTGCCCAAGGAATTCGGATTCCGCTCAAGGAGGACCGCCGGATCTTCACGCCGATCGATCGAGCCAGTTACACATGGGCGAAGGCATACGCGAAACGAACGGCCGTGGAACGTGTGAACAGCCGGCTTGACGTCTCCTTTGGCTTCGAACAGCATACCACACGCGGGCAAAAGAAGATGAAAATGAAAACTGGGTTGGCTCTGTGCACGATGTTGGCGATGGCTTTAGGCCATATCCAAGAAGGCCGCCCGGAAAAAATGCGAAGCTTGGTTTCCTGA
- a CDS encoding DUF6431 domain-containing protein, with the protein MIIHDFEMDLTTYAEKGLDNDFPAYACPNPECSSINILHRHGFYWRYGIAEEDIEYIPICRLQCPVCKKTFAILPDFLIPYYQHTLHTVLDQVENVLSFLRCNDFCALGVKTGPGSLLVFC; encoded by the coding sequence ATGATTATTCATGATTTTGAGATGGATTTGACCACGTATGCCGAAAAGGGCTTGGATAATGATTTTCCCGCCTATGCCTGCCCTAATCCAGAATGTTCTTCCATAAACATCCTTCATCGGCATGGGTTTTATTGGCGTTACGGGATCGCTGAGGAAGACATCGAGTACATACCGATTTGTCGGCTTCAATGTCCGGTTTGTAAGAAAACCTTTGCCATTTTGCCGGACTTCCTCATTCCCTATTACCAACACACCTTACATACCGTTCTCGATCAAGTGGAAAACGTGTTGAGCTTTTTGCGTTGTAACGATTTTTGCGCTTTAGGCGTAAAAACGGGACCAGGTTCACTCCTGGTTTTTTGTTGA
- a CDS encoding PadR family transcriptional regulator has protein sequence MNSLNTELLKGIFELVVLFLISKKPMYGYEITTYLQENHTFTLANGSIYPILQRLIKKGWASSFEEYHKGRIRKYYETTKEGRTIALSNFKRLENVYDFLRLLKE, from the coding sequence ATGAATAGCCTAAACACTGAATTGTTGAAGGGAATTTTTGAATTAGTTGTACTCTTTTTAATATCGAAGAAGCCAATGTATGGTTATGAAATTACAACTTACCTTCAAGAAAACCATACCTTTACTTTAGCCAATGGTTCCATTTATCCCATTTTACAAAGATTAATTAAAAAAGGATGGGCTTCTTCTTTTGAGGAGTATCATAAAGGACGTATTCGAAAGTACTATGAAACAACAAAAGAAGGGAGAACTATAGCATTGAGTAACTTTAAACGTTTAGAAAATGTGTATGATTTTTTACGGCTTTTAAAGGAGTGA
- a CDS encoding HAAS signaling domain-containing protein, which yields MKEYASIETYLDILKYHLHPLPEEEKKQQINEIRDHLYEIKDKSDSSEKKTLQSFVSPEKLADDILNEHYKAKKHSLDAHDTKFKLAFVSVIAPFGPLALPILHGEFNASIAGIMTVFLLQLIVGTVSFFGYFKSNLNQQRLKYLRQGILTMLLVIALPLFFYGWRIGQDDFISTFSTIYLIIFFIIFSFYIMSLRILYKRKIINYY from the coding sequence ATGAAAGAATATGCATCAATTGAAACCTATTTAGATATATTAAAATACCACTTACATCCACTACCTGAAGAAGAAAAAAAACAGCAAATAAATGAAATCCGTGATCACTTGTATGAGATAAAAGATAAAAGTGATTCCTCTGAAAAGAAAACATTGCAGTCTTTTGTCTCGCCTGAAAAGCTAGCCGATGATATTCTAAACGAACATTATAAAGCAAAAAAACATTCGTTAGATGCACATGATACAAAATTTAAATTAGCGTTTGTTTCAGTGATTGCACCATTTGGACCTTTAGCTTTACCTATATTACATGGAGAATTTAACGCTTCTATTGCTGGTATTATGACAGTTTTTCTTCTTCAATTAATAGTTGGTACAGTTTCCTTTTTTGGCTACTTTAAATCAAATTTAAATCAACAAAGGTTAAAGTACCTTCGTCAAGGCATTTTAACTATGTTATTAGTTATTGCTTTACCCCTCTTTTTTTATGGTTGGAGAATCGGGCAAGATGATTTTATTTCAACATTTTCAACTATATATCTGATTATATTTTTCATAATATTTTCCTTTTATATAATGTCATTGCGAATATTATATAAAAGGAAAATCATAAACTATTATTAA
- a CDS encoding response regulator transcription factor, whose product MIENFLRKDGFTRVYKAGDCSQALSLCRSVKPDIAILDVMLPDGDGFSLLTSIRKFSDMPALFLTARGEDEDRILGLGLGADDYIVKPFLPREMVLRLIAILKRTYSSSDTEERLPIFQLGDQTVDLESAVVTNKQNTVPLTAKEHALLVKLYENQGRIVTNDALCQSAWGDDSYGYENTLMVHIRRIREKIEQEPSKPGYLLTVRGLGYKLIGKEQR is encoded by the coding sequence ATGATTGAAAACTTTCTAAGAAAAGATGGTTTTACACGTGTTTATAAAGCCGGTGATTGCTCTCAAGCTTTATCTTTATGCCGGTCGGTTAAACCTGATATTGCAATACTGGATGTCATGTTACCTGATGGGGACGGCTTCTCGCTTCTCACTTCTATTCGAAAGTTTTCGGATATGCCTGCCCTATTTTTGACGGCTCGCGGTGAAGATGAAGATCGAATTTTAGGTTTGGGCTTAGGTGCAGATGATTATATCGTAAAACCGTTCCTACCTCGCGAGATGGTATTGCGCTTGATCGCCATCCTAAAACGTACCTATAGCTCCTCTGACACAGAAGAAAGATTACCTATTTTCCAATTAGGTGACCAGACGGTTGATTTAGAAAGTGCAGTGGTAACTAACAAGCAAAACACCGTACCTTTGACAGCGAAGGAACATGCGCTTCTTGTAAAATTGTACGAGAATCAAGGAAGAATTGTCACGAACGATGCTCTATGTCAATCTGCCTGGGGAGATGACAGTTACGGTTACGAAAATACATTGATGGTTCATATTAGGCGAATTCGAGAAAAAATCGAACAAGAGCCTTCCAAGCCCGGTTATCTACTCACCGTTCGGGGACTTGGTTATAAACTGATAGGGAAGGAGCAACGTTAA
- a CDS encoding HAMP domain-containing sensor histidine kinase has translation MEGVLHILRRYVVTTILISIFLLLINFFLLGTLVFTEINQEPSPENVVEEVADDLNIQGGSYDLNEHSEALLQDNQAWAMLLGNDGDVQWNYRLPDDLPRSYDLVDVAQFSRYYLNDYPVYIWEHENGLVVMGYPQDSYWKYQIQFLSDWIESFPLRLVLLFLFNIALAMLISIIMGSRLIKKIRPLVTAVHNLGKEKDVQLDHSGLFGDLAQSINAASSTLENKTMALKERDEARSNWIAGISHDIRTPLSMVLGYASDMEDNTNLTHEQRNQATVIRRQGEKLGSLINDLNLVSMLEYEMQPINLKKVRLSVLVRQVVTDFLNDGLDDKFNIELNMLVESIQIIGDEKLLSRAVGNLVQNSIRHNPQGCDIMLETHLSEDRSKYYLIVEDNGKGIPKRDIADVTELPYTSKKPRPDKHGHGLGIPMVARIVEAHGGNLTLESDAPHKGLIVSMEFPVSE, from the coding sequence GTGGAAGGCGTTCTTCATATATTACGACGCTATGTCGTTACGACGATCTTAATTTCCATATTTCTTCTTCTGATTAACTTCTTCCTATTAGGCACACTAGTTTTCACTGAAATCAACCAAGAACCTTCACCTGAGAACGTTGTAGAGGAGGTTGCTGATGATTTAAACATACAGGGCGGAAGCTATGATCTGAATGAGCATAGTGAGGCTCTTTTGCAAGATAATCAGGCTTGGGCGATGTTACTTGGTAACGATGGCGACGTTCAATGGAACTATCGTTTGCCAGATGATCTGCCGCGTTCCTACGATTTGGTAGATGTTGCGCAATTCTCCCGTTACTATCTAAATGATTATCCTGTTTATATTTGGGAGCATGAGAATGGCTTAGTTGTGATGGGCTATCCTCAGGATAGTTATTGGAAATACCAAATTCAATTTTTGTCAGACTGGATTGAATCATTCCCATTGAGATTAGTGCTTCTGTTTTTATTTAATATTGCTTTAGCTATGCTTATTTCGATCATCATGGGTTCACGGCTCATAAAAAAAATACGCCCTTTGGTAACTGCAGTCCATAATCTGGGTAAGGAAAAAGACGTTCAATTAGATCATAGTGGGCTATTTGGTGATTTGGCGCAAAGTATTAATGCCGCTTCATCTACGCTTGAAAATAAAACAATGGCATTGAAAGAAAGAGATGAAGCAAGGTCTAACTGGATAGCCGGAATTTCGCATGATATTCGGACACCACTTTCCATGGTGCTTGGCTATGCAAGCGACATGGAAGATAATACGAACTTAACGCACGAGCAACGAAATCAGGCTACTGTTATTCGACGGCAAGGGGAAAAGCTTGGTTCACTGATCAATGATCTGAATTTGGTTTCGATGCTCGAGTACGAAATGCAGCCGATAAATTTAAAGAAGGTTCGACTTTCAGTTTTGGTTAGACAGGTTGTCACAGACTTTTTGAATGATGGGTTAGACGATAAGTTTAATATTGAACTAAACATGTTGGTTGAAAGCATCCAGATTATTGGAGATGAGAAACTATTGTCCCGAGCAGTTGGTAATCTGGTCCAAAATAGCATCCGCCATAATCCTCAAGGTTGCGACATCATGTTGGAAACCCACTTATCCGAGGATCGGTCAAAATATTACCTGATCGTAGAAGATAACGGGAAAGGGATACCAAAGAGAGACATAGCAGATGTCACCGAATTGCCTTATACATCAAAAAAACCTCGACCTGACAAACATGGTCATGGACTTGGAATACCAATGGTTGCGAGAATTGTTGAAGCCCATGGTGGTAACCTAACGCTTGAAAGTGATGCCCCCCACAAAGGCTTAATAGTTTCAATGGAATTTCCAGTTTCGGAATAA
- a CDS encoding aminoglycoside 6-adenylyltransferase, giving the protein MQEYWQSLLLTYADGSDEGVWEALFTMKELFQKHAKIVADVFYFEYPHEEA; this is encoded by the coding sequence ATGCAAGAATATTGGCAATCACTCCTTCTAACGTATGCAGATGGCAGTGATGAAGGAGTTTGGGAAGCTTTGTTTACAATGAAAGAATTGTTTCAGAAGCATGCAAAAATCGTTGCTGATGTGTTCTATTTTGAGTATCCGCACGAAGAAGCATAA
- a CDS encoding transglycosylase domain-containing protein, producing MSEYRSRTEKRRARETARKGNKNTKKRRKKKSGALKKSLVSALIVMLVAIIGGTATAVAMISNAPPIDADELVFAEGSTIYDQDDNEIFRLQGTENRTYRDISEMPEHMKDAFIAVEDYRFYDHMGIDVRRIGGAITSNITQGFGSEGASTITQQLVKQAFLSTDQTIERKVQEQWLSVRMEQQYSKDEILEMYLNINYFDESAWGVGEAAIRYFNKDDLSELTVADSAALAAIPRRPSYYNPESNPENAEERRNLVISLMEEQELITGDEAAEARAVDIEDQLDYTPAEDEGMYESFVDQVMNEVENIEGIESADLYAAGFDIYTTLDPDAQAYAEDVIQTDDYIAQYPDNEDFQVGFTLLDTETGALRAMVGNRQETDEQRGWNHASTGGGQPGSTIKPILDYGPAIDYQQWSTGEPLVDEPHSYTDVDETEVTNYGGGYSGEVTMREALVRSLNIPAVKAIQEVGTDDAQAFAEGLGLDLGDEIYESYALGGTEEGVPSLDMAGAYAAFGNDGVYNEPHAVRKIEFRDGREIEFSPESERAMNDYTAYMISDMLKGVVSDSSGTGQRANIEGLPLAGKTGTSNFDKDQRANVPEGAVPDVWFNGYTTDYTAAVWTGHSNRGDGYLAAGEEQQIARDIFRIIMSNVHEGEDTADFSQPNSVCESEMEEGSGQLPSDFTPSNEITTELFICGNEPQETSDTYEVDASISELDATYDEEDEEIVVSWDFPEDEADDVTFSVSHDPGDGMSEVADSDEQEYVLSEPESGEHSFEVVATQDGNSIDSAETSVDVPDGVEDDEDDPDEDEEGRTEDEDDEEDDEEEEEEEEGDGDEDEDEDDDEDNENDEEDDEDDEDDDDDDDDDEEN from the coding sequence GCTCATTGTCATGCTTGTTGCCATTATCGGCGGAACAGCGACAGCGGTAGCGATGATTTCAAACGCCCCTCCCATTGATGCCGATGAGCTGGTGTTCGCAGAAGGTTCAACGATTTATGACCAGGATGACAATGAAATTTTTCGCTTACAAGGGACGGAAAATCGCACGTATCGTGATATTTCGGAAATGCCCGAGCACATGAAAGATGCCTTCATTGCTGTTGAAGATTATCGCTTTTACGATCATATGGGTATTGATGTCCGCCGGATTGGCGGAGCCATCACTTCGAATATTACGCAAGGTTTCGGTTCGGAAGGCGCGAGCACCATCACACAGCAGCTTGTTAAACAAGCTTTTTTGTCCACGGATCAAACGATTGAAAGAAAAGTGCAAGAGCAATGGCTTTCCGTGCGCATGGAACAACAATATTCCAAAGATGAAATCCTGGAAATGTATTTGAACATTAATTATTTTGATGAAAGCGCTTGGGGGGTTGGCGAGGCTGCCATTCGTTATTTCAACAAAGATGATCTAAGCGAACTCACGGTGGCCGATTCAGCTGCATTGGCGGCCATTCCACGGCGCCCCTCCTATTATAACCCGGAAAGTAACCCTGAAAATGCCGAGGAGCGACGAAACTTGGTCATTTCCCTGATGGAGGAACAGGAGCTAATCACAGGTGATGAAGCCGCCGAGGCAAGAGCGGTCGATATTGAAGATCAACTGGATTACACGCCTGCCGAAGACGAGGGGATGTATGAATCATTTGTCGATCAAGTCATGAATGAAGTGGAAAATATCGAGGGGATTGAAAGCGCGGACTTGTATGCTGCCGGTTTTGATATTTACACCACATTGGATCCAGACGCCCAAGCATACGCCGAAGACGTGATTCAAACCGATGATTATATTGCCCAATACCCGGATAATGAAGATTTTCAAGTCGGTTTTACCCTGCTGGATACCGAGACCGGAGCCTTGCGCGCAATGGTCGGAAATCGTCAGGAAACCGATGAGCAAAGAGGCTGGAACCACGCGTCCACAGGTGGTGGCCAACCTGGATCTACGATCAAACCAATCCTTGATTACGGACCGGCCATTGATTATCAGCAATGGTCAACGGGAGAACCGCTCGTCGATGAGCCCCATTCGTATACCGACGTTGATGAAACCGAGGTGACGAATTACGGCGGAGGCTACAGCGGTGAAGTGACAATGCGTGAAGCCCTCGTGCGCTCTTTGAATATTCCGGCCGTGAAAGCGATCCAGGAGGTCGGAACAGACGACGCACAAGCTTTCGCGGAAGGGCTTGGGCTCGACCTAGGTGATGAAATTTATGAATCCTACGCATTGGGTGGTACCGAAGAAGGCGTGCCGAGTTTGGATATGGCGGGTGCGTACGCAGCCTTTGGCAATGACGGCGTATACAATGAACCGCACGCTGTCCGCAAGATTGAATTCCGGGACGGTCGGGAAATCGAATTCTCCCCTGAATCCGAGCGCGCGATGAATGACTACACCGCTTATATGATTTCGGATATGCTCAAGGGTGTAGTGAGCGATTCATCGGGGACCGGACAGCGGGCCAACATCGAAGGATTGCCGCTAGCGGGCAAAACCGGCACATCGAACTTTGACAAGGATCAACGGGCAAACGTGCCTGAGGGCGCGGTTCCCGACGTTTGGTTTAACGGTTACACGACCGATTATACGGCAGCTGTATGGACCGGCCACAGCAATCGTGGAGACGGTTATTTAGCTGCCGGTGAGGAGCAACAGATCGCCCGGGATATTTTTAGGATAATCATGTCGAACGTCCACGAAGGGGAAGACACCGCTGACTTCTCGCAGCCTAATTCCGTTTGTGAAAGTGAAATGGAAGAAGGCAGCGGGCAACTACCGAGTGATTTTACCCCGAGTAATGAGATCACAACGGAGCTATTCATCTGCGGAAACGAACCACAGGAAACCTCCGACACCTATGAAGTGGATGCTTCGATTTCGGAGTTGGATGCCACCTATGATGAAGAAGACGAGGAAATCGTCGTTAGTTGGGACTTTCCAGAAGATGAGGCGGATGATGTCACGTTCTCGGTCAGCCATGATCCCGGGGATGGCATGAGTGAAGTTGCCGATAGCGATGAACAAGAATACGTTCTTTCCGAACCCGAATCCGGTGAGCACAGCTTTGAAGTGGTGGCAACACAAGATGGAAACAGTATCGACTCTGCCGAAACGAGCGTAGACGTCCCGGATGGCGTCGAGGATGACGAGGACGATCCGGATGAGGACGAAGAAGGACGTACCGAAGATGAGGATGACGAGGAAGATGATGAAGAGGAAGAGGAAGAGGAAGAGGGAGATGGAGACGAGGATGAGGATGAGGATGACGATGAGGACAACGAGAATGATGAAGAGGATGACGAGGACGATGAGGATGACGATGATGACGATGATGACGACGAGGAAAATTGA